DNA sequence from the Thunnus albacares chromosome 22, fThuAlb1.1, whole genome shotgun sequence genome:
GGAGGTGGCAGAGGATGGAGTAGTAGTCGGGGCCAAGGAGGAGAGGGGCATGTGAGGACTGGATGGACTGGTGGTGGGATTTTTCTCTGAGATTTGCTGGTTAGTCTGGCTTACAGAGCTGCCATCGCTCAGAGATTTGACCTCTGCTGCAGAGCTACAACTGGCTGTGACAGCAGCAGCGGCTTGGTCTGTGGTCTGTGCAGCAGGCCGCAGCAGGGATGGAGGAGGACGCTGGCAGGAGGGAGCAGCAGACTGAGAGGTAGCAGCAGGTgagcttccagctgcagcagaaagctGTTGGTGGAGTGAAGGGGTTTTGCTATTGGTCACTCTGACCACTTGGGATGGTGCTGGGAGTCTTCTGGCTGGGCCAATGGTTGGTGCTGGAGTCTTGAGTACCAGGTGTTGACGGGCTGTGTTGGTGGCAGGACACAAACCTGAGGTGGACGAAAATCTCACATAGTTAAAGCTGTTAAGCTTACTTGGAGTATCTTGGAGATTCTTCTTGAGCCTGGGACCACGTATCTGTAGCAAAATATTCTAAGATaatgatccttcaatgcatacccagagctaagcaagaagaatttatcacatacatacatacatacatacagacagacagacagacagacagacagagagagatgctttatatagagagattcCTATTTCCTCGAATGATGTATGTAAAGAATTTTGCTGGATATTaattttttgaacatttaaagaGGAAAACTGCTGGTCTGGACTTTTACATATTAGTGACTTGGTTTcttattcagacatgagaccAACCTGTTAAATTTTCATCACATTTATAACTTAACCTGTAAGATAAGGTGTAGCCATTGTCATGGGTTCATCCTTTGTTTCCACTATTTCCAAACATAAATTTGTGCTCTGCTCAGGAGGTCTCAAATCCAAGTTCCAGCTCTTTTAAAAGGGAAAGAAATGCAACAGCCTGTTTGTAACAAGGCAAGCAATGCAGGGCGTGTGTTTAAAAACACTCTGCGAGGAATGTGTTTCTGATAAGAATATCTGACACATATATTCTGCTGCTTTATAAAGCACTTGCATGCATGTTACTGGTTTGATTACATTTTCCGGTAATGTTCGGATTTTGTAGGTATTTTCAAGATCATGTAACATTTCCAGCAGTATTCTATTTTTTGCAACCAAACACTGCActgctatattttattttctctttatgaaAACCCATCCCATAAATGCATCCTGCAGTCTGTTCTCTAACAGATTCCTCCTCATTCCTTCCTGTCCTCTGATTCAGGAGCAAATTGAGCAGCCAAATGATTTCAGTGAGGAGCAGAAAGAGGAGACCCGCATCTCTGCAGAGCTGGTCTACCATAATCACTAATGTACACTGAagcaaagaataaaacatgcaaaacaaagataaagaaaCAAGTTTTATTGAGTGTTTTAAGAGTAGCTGTGGTCAGGCAGGAGGCTTCATTATATCAGCTGGAAATGACACAGACTCCTGACGTCTGATATTTACTGTCAACCACATTTCAGCAAATTTGATAACGCTCAGATCATTTGGAGGTCCATACCTTTGGCTGGTAAACGAGGCATTGGTCTCAAAGGGACGGTGCGATCAGCAGGCCTGTCTTCCTGTGTGGGTGGTCTATGGACCTGGGGAGGGTCACAGTTCCTGAGGGTGCGAGGCTCTGTAGACGACACTATCAACATCTGAAAATCAGGGAGAGGAACATGATGGGAGGAGAGAGACGAAAGATTCAAAGTGGTGCCGATGATTCCACAACTGATAACATAGATACAGGTTTGCCTGCAggtattttttaaatgcatcttCTTCTCTGCAGAACAAAATGAGGCAAAGATGCATCTTAGTGCTTACAAATGTTTCCTTTGAGACAAAAACTTTGTGTTACTTCAATAATGTgcagaaacaaaaatgtaaaataaagaacaACGGATTGGTCTTATTTACCCCACCTGAGAGAAAGCAGTGGAAATGGGTTCTTCAAGTGTTCCAGCCACAGCAGAAGCCATGTGTGTCCACAACTCAATGGGCTTTCTGACCTTCTTCTCCTcccacctcttcttcttcaagTTGAAGCTGGCACATGAGATCACTTTGTTCTTCAGAGATTCCACCACAGAGTGGATCTAAGGGAAGGAAGATATGTGTCATTATAGTCCAcacaacatctttaaaaaacataGATCTACCCAAAGCACACAAGATTGTATAAttaaatgtagtttgtagtcccTTTATGCTactaacaaaaacagaaattacataaatgaatgaataaataataagtcataaaaataaaacattttttttatattggagTACAGAAGATGAACTGAGGAGTGtcacagcctgaggaaagaagcCGCTCTGTGGTCTGGTGGTTCGACAGCAGATACTTCTGTATCTCTTGccagacagcagcagagtgaaCAGGCTGTGGCTGGGGTGGGTACTGTCTTTTAGTATCCTTTGGGCTCTGTGCAGGCTCCTCCTTTATCACTGATGCTCAGTAGATGGGTATTGATGATGTTCTCAGCGGTTTTAATCACCCTCTGCAGAGCCTTCCTGTCTTGGGCCATGCACATCTCATGCtaatttgtgatgtttccagCCAGAATGTTTTCTATTGCTCCTCTGTAAAAATTAACAAGAATTTGGGACAGGAATTTTGCCTTCTTAAATGTCCTTAAGAAATACAGTtgtttctgagcttttttttattaggtTGGAGATAGGTGATATCCATGACAGGTTCTCTGTGATGTTTCAAAGAACTTAAAACTGTTCACCTGCTCCACCTCAGCGCCACTGATGTAGACAGGGCTGTGTGTCTTTGCATTCTTTTTTCTAAAAATCACCAATCAGCTCCttggttttgttgacattgagCAGTAGGTTGTTCTCTGTGCACCGTTCTGCAAGATTGTTGATTTCCTCCCAATATGAACTCTCATCGTTGTTTGAAATCTGGCCGATGATGGTTATGTCATCTGCAAACTTCACAACAGAGTTCTCTCCATGTCGGGGGTTGCAGTCATGGGTGTAGAGCGAGATTAGGAGGGGGCTGAGCACACAACCCTGGGGGGCTCCAGTGTTGAGCACTAGGGTGGAGGAGGTGTGACCACCAATCCCAACTGGTCTGTTTGTGAGGAAGTCCATGGGGGAGATTGTATTAAATGCTGAGCTGAAATCAACAAACAGCATTCTGATGTAGGTGCAGTTATTTTCAAGGTGTGTGAAGAATGAGTGGAGGACAGTGGAGATGGCATCCTCTTGCCAAATTAATAAGTTGATTGATATAGAATTAACAAATTTAATCCTTTAATTCTGGTGACTTAGAATGGTCATTTTTGATAATTTGCAGGTTATACAATGattgtcatttaaaataaattgggGACATAACATTCGCCCATGCCGCTGCAGTGTGATCCTAATCACTTCCCCACAACCATGCCTTCAGTAAGAGGTCAGGGTCACTTCAAGcacaggttcacagtttttccaagtgtgtcttaaaacaacagtcaggtgctcatatgaacagtgaagaaagaggttttcctctctgtaatcattccacctgttcatactggctattaaaagatccccttcaaatgcgcttgcagtgtaagtgatggggccaaaatcctgtgtgtccacacagtcattttgtagaaaaatgcatgtaaaagtTCTGATCTggagcttatatgaggcttcaacagtctgagttagtcatatcaagtggacaTCTGCCACATGtgcagtctttttagcattaaaTCCCCccttttgtgtttcctcggtCAGTGTTgccctgttgagctgcagtgcaAGTATAGTAAGAAATtgagggactttggcactaaaaagactagatatctacttaatttgactcttttggacggctgaagcttcatattagcttcaaatagacttttacatacatttctgcacagaaggAGAACTGTGGATCTTCTTAAGGTCAGtgtgaaaatgagaaataattATGGAAAGAAatacctatttcagtgttcactggggcacctgactattgttttaaaattgtAAACCTATCCTTAATTGCGGTTCGTTTGTTTGGTTAGAATAAACAATAATTGAACTGGAATGCTTATGTAGCGAGGTGGAACCGGGGTATATCCTTGAGAACAGTGTTAGCAACGTTACCTCTGTAATGGAGCGAGTACGGACGGATGTTCTCAGCACATCGTAGTCGATGTCACTCAGAATTCCGGCGGTACTGCTTAGTCTTTTCAGGGCATTCAGGAGCCTTCTCTGCTCCGCTCGCTGCCATTTACAGGCCAGTTTACCTGAACGCTGCGGTAACAGCTCAGGTTTCAGGTCGCGTTCTGGTTTAGTTCGCGTGCGAGGAGGCGGCTTCATGTCCACTCACGGTGCCTACACAAACCAAGCTAACCAAACAACAACCAGCCCAGGCTGAATGCTTCAcgaagctaacgctagctaatgttagctaggaGTCTGAGTGGATACAAAACTGATCTACACTTTAATCTGGCTTTACAACATTCACCTTCCAAACATAGGCTACTATCAAGTGTCCACTGTGTTCCgctacaaaaacaacactgctACTTCCGCTGTGgtattttcagaataaaagcacCAGCTTTGTAAATGACAACGCTAAAACTTCGCACTTTATTTGGCTTAGTTGATCTGACCTCTGCTCAGGATGAAGATGGGCAA
Encoded proteins:
- the snapc2 gene encoding snRNA-activating protein complex subunit 2, with the translated sequence MKPPPRTRTKPERDLKPELLPQRSGKLACKWQRAEQRRLLNALKRLSSTAGILSDIDYDVLRTSVRTRSITEIHSVVESLKNKVISCASFNLKKKRWEEKKVRKPIELWTHMASAVAGTLEEPISTAFSQMLIVSSTEPRTLRNCDPPQVHRPPTQEDRPADRTVPLRPMPRLPAKGLCPATNTARQHLVLKTPAPTIGPARRLPAPSQVVRVTNSKTPSLHQQLSAAAGSSPAATSQSAAPSCQRPPPSLLRPAAQTTDQAAAAVTASCSSAAEVKSLSDGSSVSQTNQQISEKNPTTSPSSPHMPLSSLAPTTTPSSATSTSSATSNCSSTCPKPTLSTPAAAVHARFGRTSKYATKDSPRTFGVGCVVDFERIYRYLSVIHKPNDECHLTPMESAIVLDLLMSLPEELPLLDCNKLHNHLIQVYQCLSASADSPVAREMFKVLKTQKQGTDEPHTAGSQDRLSDQTETPSVRGSNPKPKHDSSRTNSQLDTADSSDVTDSEWRKMQPDEAESQSQESKNTSSRTGDTDVMGLPPLNPFMVPLKLLMQR